GCTCATCACAATGGAACGAAAGTAACCTACATAATCTGATATTTTTTTAAACTCTTCTCCATTCACTTTTAGTTTTTTTCGTTTTGTATGGGAATGTTCAATTCCGTATTCAAAAAGATAATCGTTACCTTCTGATTCAAATTCAGCACGGATGAACGTATCAGATGTATCCCAACGAAGCAGTTGGTTTTGGTCTGATTCACGAAAACTTTTTAAGTAAGATAAAAGAGAAATGGATTCTAGTAAGTTTGTTTTGCCTTCTCCATTGTTTCCAATGAAGAAGACAAGACGAGATCGAAAGTTAAGTTGTGTTTCTTCGTGGTTACGAAAGTTCTTTATGTAGATTCTTTTTAGAAACATTAAAGTTTCATTGGCATGATGACAGAAACAAAGTCACTGTCAGAAGGATCCTTAAATAAAACAGGAGCACTGGAAGTTGTAAATTCTAAGATCACTTCCGGGTCATCTACTGCTTTTACCACATCACTTAAATAATCCCCTTTAAAAGCAATGGTGATTGCTTCACCATTGTATTCAATTGGCATATTGTGATCAAACATCATGGTTCCAGGATTGGAAGAGCTGATGTTGACATTTCCTTTTGTGAATGCCAAACGAATTTGTTTGGAAGGTTCTTCTGCAGAAATCAAGGCTTGTTTTAAGAATGTTAAAAAGTCTGCTTTCACAACACGAACAGATTCTGTGGTTTGTTTTGGAATCACTTGTTCATAGTCAGGGAAGTTTCCATCAATCAGTTTAAAAAGTAGTTCTACGTTTCCAGACGAAACATAAATTTGTTCTTCTACAAAACCAATCTTTGCAGTCTCTTTTCCTTCCATCATTTTTAACATTTCGCGAACCGCTTTGTGAGGTATGATCACACCATTTTTAAATGGAAATTGTTTTGGAAACTTGCGAACAATTTTAGACAAACGTCTACCATCTGTTCCAACAACAATGAGATCAGTGTTATCAGGTTTTAAAAATAAACCATTAAAAACAAAACGTGTTTCTTCAATTGCCATCGCATAAGATGTTTTACGAAACATTTCACGAATCGTTTGGCAAGGGAATTCAACTACACTTGATTCTTCCACTTTTGGAATCGTTTTGATATCTTCCGAATCAATTCCATTCACTTTGAACTTTGTATCCATTTTTCCAGAAGCATCAGTGATCGTAGTTTCTGAATTTTCAGATTGCTCAGTTGTTGTGAGTAAACTTGTATCAAAGTTTAAATTTTTAAAAATACTGGAGAGTTGTTTTGCTGGAAGGGATGCAGTTCCTTTTTCTCCAATCGTAGATGGAACTGATGTTTTGATTGCGATTTCTAAATCCGTCGCAGATAAATACACTTCATTGTCCCCAGTTTGGATTTTTAAATTGGAGAGAGCAGACTTGATCTCTCGGACTGAGATCACTCCATCCACTGAGTTAATTGCTTTTAGGAATTCTGTAGTATTGACAGTGAATTTCATTTTTCCTCTTCTTCTTATTTATATTATATATCTTTATATATATTATGTCGTTTCCGTTGGTTCTGTCAGTATGTCGATAAAGCCTGGAAAGTTCAATTTTTATTGAATTATGTCAGTTTTTTTCCATTTGGCAAGTGTGAATATTTATGTCCCTTTGAACAGTTTATCGGAATTTTTTGGAACCATAAGTCCTAACTATGTCCTATCGACAGTTTATCGACAGACTTTCGCGTTGTTAGTCACAGTTTATTGGAAGCTAATCTTGTGTTTGATGGTCTGAAAGAGATCTTCCCAAAGTGGTTCGGATGCCTTACGTTCTTTGAATTTATCGATCCCATGAATGACTGTTGAATGGGTTGTCGAAAAAATGCGACCTATTTGCGCTTTTGGAACATTCAAAACATCGTGGAGAAGGAGCATACAAAGATGGCGTGGCGGAATGAAATCAGCCTTTCTGCTTTTCCCTAGTAAATCCTTTCTTGCAACATTTGTCCTTTCACAGACTAAATCGATGACCATATCCGGACTAAACCCAATTCGTTTTTTATTCGTGAGAAAACGGGCTTCGGCAATTTCTTTGATT
The sequence above is a segment of the Leptospira levettii genome. Coding sequences within it:
- the dnaN gene encoding DNA polymerase III subunit beta; this encodes MKFTVNTTEFLKAINSVDGVISVREIKSALSNLKIQTGDNEVYLSATDLEIAIKTSVPSTIGEKGTASLPAKQLSSIFKNLNFDTSLLTTTEQSENSETTITDASGKMDTKFKVNGIDSEDIKTIPKVEESSVVEFPCQTIREMFRKTSYAMAIEETRFVFNGLFLKPDNTDLIVVGTDGRRLSKIVRKFPKQFPFKNGVIIPHKAVREMLKMMEGKETAKIGFVEEQIYVSSGNVELLFKLIDGNFPDYEQVIPKQTTESVRVVKADFLTFLKQALISAEEPSKQIRLAFTKGNVNISSSNPGTMMFDHNMPIEYNGEAITIAFKGDYLSDVVKAVDDPEVILEFTTSSAPVLFKDPSDSDFVSVIMPMKL